The genomic region CCGGTGTCAGGTCTTCGCGTTTGTCGATTGCTTTATTCTTAAGAGCTGCAAGCAGCATGGATAAAGTTTCCTTTGTGTCTTTGTCTTTGGCTTTCATGGCTTTGACCATATCAGCACGTACTTCATCAATTTTACTCATGATTCATTCCTCCTAATATTTTCTTCCAACTATTATACAAAACTATTGAAAAAATATCCAGTCTAATATCTGCATGAATAATTCCTTGCTGTTTTCAGCATACTAGCCATATGTTAGAAAATATGGAAAAAACAGAAAAATCAGGAGGAAGATAAATGCTATGAAGGCAACAGGAATCGTAAGAAGAATCGATGATCTGGGGCGTGTGGTCGTGCCAAAAGAGATCAGAAGGACACTGAGGATCAGGGAAGGCGATCCGCTGGAGATATTTACAGACAGAGAAGGTGAGATTATTCTGAAGAAATATTCACCGATAGGGGAACTGTCTGCATTTGCAAAGCAGTATGCGGAAAGTCTGTCGCAGGTTTTGGAATGCCTGGTGGGGATCTGTGATATGGATCAGGTAGTGGCAGCAGCGGGAAATGGAAAGAAAGAGATTCAGGATGAAGATATTACGGGAGAGCTTGGAGAATTTCTGAAAGAACGAAAAACACGGAATGCCAAAGCCGGGGAAAAAAGATATGTACCGATCGTGAGTGTATCAGAACCTTATAAACAGGAGGTGATCAGTCCGATTCTGTGTGCAGGTGATGTGATCGGTGCGGTTTTTCTGCTGAATCAGGAACGTACGGACAGGTTCAAAGATACAGAGCTTTGTCTTGCGGAATATACGGCAAAGGTTCTGGGCAAACAGATGGAACAATAGGACGATTGTAAACAAAAATAAGCGCATAAATCAGATGCTTCCTTCATAATCTGTGATAGATGAGGAGGGAAAGCATGGGAAAAAAGGGACAAAATGAAGTGTGGATCATGTGGATACTGAAATCTCTTCTGGCAGCATATGTAGTGACCGGAATCCTTTTGATGATACTGGCAATGGCGCTGTATAAATTCGAACTTACGGAAGAAGCTGTGACAGCAGGGATCACAGCGGTCTATCTGCTCTCTACATTTGCCGGTGGACTTGTGGCGGGTAAACTTGCAAAGATCAGACGTTTCTTGTGGGGAATTGTACTTGGAATTCTGTACTTCGCATTTCTGTTACTGATTACATGGGGAATCTATCGTACATTTCACGGAAGTGGAACAGAGATTCTGATAACATTTGCGCTGTGTGCGGGAGGTGGTATGGCAGGCGGAATGATATCCTAAGAAAAAGATTGCGAAACCTATGTCAAAATGTTATAATAACGTAAGTTAAGCAATAGTAAGGAGGGATACGAACATGAAACATGTAAAATCATTGAATAAACCTATGAACAGCAATCTGAAAAAAAGCGGATGTGGCGAATGCCAGACATCATGCCAGTCAGCATGTAAGACATCCTGCACAGTAGGAAACCAGACTTGCGAACAGAGCAAATAATTTAAAAAGATATGGGATACTTGGGACAGCGGTCTTTAGGGTCCGCTGTTTCTTGTTGCCATGCATGTGACGAAAAGGTCCGGTGGACCTTTTTTAGTTGTCTGCGGAATTGTTTTTTGATTATTTGACAACATATGGTTTTTGACGGGTAGAAAGATAACGGGAAATTCCCGATATGAAATAAGAAAAATGAGAAAGGGGTACCAAAGGATATGATTCATCAGTACCGTAATAATGGATATAATATCGTTATGGACGTGTACAGCGGATCTGTACATGTAGTAGATGATGTCTGTTATGACGTGATCGCGGAAGTGAACAAGTCAGAAACAGAACCAACTGCCGGATCGTTAAAAGAAGCGGATGTAAAAGAAAAGCTTTTACAGACACTTGGAAACAAATATGAAACATCCGACATTGAAGATGCATTATCAGACGTGATCGAACTGACAGAAGGCGGTCAGTTATTTGTAAAAGATACATATGAATGCATGATCGAAGAAGTAAAGAAGAGAAAGACAGTTGTAAAGGCACTGTGCCTGCATATTGCACACGACTGTAACCTTGCTTGCAAATACTGTTTTGCAGAAGAAGGGGAATATCATGGAAGACGAGCACTTATGAGCTATGAAGTCGGTAAGAAAGCGCTGGACTTCCTGATCAAGAATTCTGGTAACCGCCGTAATCTGGAAGTAGATTTCTTCGGCGGGGAGCCTCTGATGAACTGGCAGGTGGTAAAAGATCTGGTAGCTTACGGAAGAGAGCAGGAGAAGATACATAATAAGCATTTCCGTTTTACAATCACAACGAACGGAGTGCTGTTAAATGATGAAATTCAGGAATTTGTAAATAAAGAAATGGACAATGTAGTGTTGAGCCTGGATGGACGTAAAGAGATCAATGATCAGATGCGTCCGTTTAGAAATGGAAAAGGAAGTTATGATCTGATCGTTCCGAAGTTCCAGAAACTTGCAGAAAGCAGAAATCAGGAAAAATATTACATTCGTGGTACATTTACAAGAAATAATCTGGATTTCTCCAATGATATCATGCATTTTGCAGACCTCGGATTCAAACAGATGTCGATTGAACCGGTTGTTGGAGATGAAAGTGATCCGTATGCGATCAGGGAGGAAGATATTCCTAAGATCATGGAGGAATATGATAAACTCGCCAAGATGATGATCGAACGCGAGAAAGAAGGAAAAGGCTTTAATTTCTTCCATTTTATGATAGATTTAAATGGTGGACCATGTGTGGCAAAACGTTTATCCGGTTGTGGATCCGGAACAGAGTATCTGGCTGTTACACCATGGGGAGACCTCTATCCATGTCATCAGTTTGTCGGACAGGATGATTTCCTGATGGGTAATGTGGATGATGGAATCGTGAAGCCGGAGATTGCTGACGATTTCAGAAGCTGCAATGTGTATTCCAAAGATAAATGCAGAAACTGCTTTGCAAAATTCTACTGCAGCGGCGGATGCATGGCAAACTCTTATAATTTCCATGGTACGATCCATGATACTTATGAGATCGGCTGTGAGATGCAAAGGAAACGTGTAGAGTGTGCGATCATGATGAAGGCAGCACTTGCAGATGAAGAATAATATTTCGAGAGGATGTGTAGGAGAACGATGAAGAAGTCAAAAAGCATACTGAGTTTGCTTCTGGCTGTAATTCTCATCGTCGGACTTGGATTTACTGTGATTACAGGAATTGGCAAATCTAAGTCCGGTGCGATGAAAAACATCAAACTTGGTCTGGATCTTGCCGGTGGTGTAAGTATTACCTATCAGGTAAAAGATAAGAATCCGACCAAAGAAGAGATGAGCGATACGATCTACAAACTGCAAAAGCGTGTAGAACAGTACAGTACAGAAGCAAGTGTATACCAGGAA from Dorea longicatena harbors:
- the scfA gene encoding six-cysteine ranthipeptide SCIFF, coding for MKHVKSLNKPMNSNLKKSGCGECQTSCQSACKTSCTVGNQTCEQSK
- a CDS encoding stage V sporulation T C-terminal domain-containing protein; its protein translation is MKATGIVRRIDDLGRVVVPKEIRRTLRIREGDPLEIFTDREGEIILKKYSPIGELSAFAKQYAESLSQVLECLVGICDMDQVVAAAGNGKKEIQDEDITGELGEFLKERKTRNAKAGEKRYVPIVSVSEPYKQEVISPILCAGDVIGAVFLLNQERTDRFKDTELCLAEYTAKVLGKQMEQ
- the scfB gene encoding thioether cross-link-forming SCIFF peptide maturase, producing the protein MIHQYRNNGYNIVMDVYSGSVHVVDDVCYDVIAEVNKSETEPTAGSLKEADVKEKLLQTLGNKYETSDIEDALSDVIELTEGGQLFVKDTYECMIEEVKKRKTVVKALCLHIAHDCNLACKYCFAEEGEYHGRRALMSYEVGKKALDFLIKNSGNRRNLEVDFFGGEPLMNWQVVKDLVAYGREQEKIHNKHFRFTITTNGVLLNDEIQEFVNKEMDNVVLSLDGRKEINDQMRPFRNGKGSYDLIVPKFQKLAESRNQEKYYIRGTFTRNNLDFSNDIMHFADLGFKQMSIEPVVGDESDPYAIREEDIPKIMEEYDKLAKMMIEREKEGKGFNFFHFMIDLNGGPCVAKRLSGCGSGTEYLAVTPWGDLYPCHQFVGQDDFLMGNVDDGIVKPEIADDFRSCNVYSKDKCRNCFAKFYCSGGCMANSYNFHGTIHDTYEIGCEMQRKRVECAIMMKAALADEE
- a CDS encoding TIGR04086 family membrane protein, which codes for MGKKGQNEVWIMWILKSLLAAYVVTGILLMILAMALYKFELTEEAVTAGITAVYLLSTFAGGLVAGKLAKIRRFLWGIVLGILYFAFLLLITWGIYRTFHGSGTEILITFALCAGGGMAGGMIS